A single region of the Arthrobacter sp. PAMC25564 genome encodes:
- a CDS encoding Lrp/AsnC family transcriptional regulator, whose protein sequence is MNSLDPTDLKILLELIRDPRIQIAELSESLGIARNTAQSRLRRMLRSGLLHDGGREIDLEAVGYDVVAFVTIEVNHRELDGVVGALRLIAQVLEVHEISGRGDVWCRVVATDTHNLQAALRSILRIRGVIRTETVLALHTHIPYRTEPLISRLAQGSALAPGRST, encoded by the coding sequence TTGAACAGCCTGGACCCCACCGACCTGAAGATCCTGCTGGAACTCATCCGGGATCCGCGGATCCAGATCGCCGAGCTCAGCGAGAGCCTGGGCATCGCCCGGAACACCGCCCAGTCCCGGCTGCGCCGGATGCTGCGCTCCGGCCTGCTGCACGACGGCGGCCGCGAGATCGACCTCGAGGCGGTGGGCTACGACGTCGTCGCCTTTGTCACGATCGAGGTGAACCACCGGGAGCTCGACGGCGTGGTGGGCGCCCTGCGCCTGATCGCGCAGGTGCTGGAGGTGCACGAGATCTCCGGCCGCGGTGACGTCTGGTGCCGGGTGGTTGCCACCGACACCCACAATCTCCAGGCCGCCCTGCGGTCCATTCTCAGGATCAGGGGCGTGATCCGGACGGAAACCGTCCTGGCCCTGCACACGCACATCCCGTACCGCACCGAGCCGCTCATCAGCAGGCTGGCCCAGGGCAGCGCGCTGGCGCCGGGCAGGTCCACGTGA
- a CDS encoding Lrp/AsnC family transcriptional regulator — protein sequence MSSSAKNIRPGAGAGEPLDAIDERLLAALVADARISNKQLAELVGIAPSTALMRTRALQERGIIQGFEAKLSLSAIGRSVQALIAVRLRAHDREQIDRFTARVPRLPAVLSTFHTSGSVDYLLHIAVATTEDLRDWVLDNLATDPVVGHTETTLVFDHIQGNHGPLPD from the coding sequence GTGAGTAGCAGTGCGAAGAATATTCGGCCGGGAGCGGGTGCCGGCGAGCCGCTGGACGCTATCGACGAGCGCCTGCTTGCGGCCCTGGTGGCGGATGCCCGCATCTCCAACAAGCAGCTGGCCGAACTGGTCGGGATCGCTCCGTCCACGGCACTGATGCGCACCCGGGCCCTGCAGGAACGCGGGATCATCCAGGGCTTCGAGGCCAAGCTCAGCCTCTCCGCGATCGGCCGCTCGGTGCAGGCCCTGATCGCCGTCAGGCTCCGGGCCCACGACCGCGAACAGATCGACCGCTTCACCGCCCGCGTCCCCAGACTGCCCGCGGTGCTTTCGACCTTCCACACCTCGGGTTCGGTGGACTACCTGCTGCACATTGCCGTTGCCACCACGGAGGACCTGCGCGACTGGGTACTGGACAACCTGGCCACGGATCCCGTCGTCGGCCATACCGAGACCACCCTGGTGTTTGACCACATCCAGGGCAACCACGGCCCGCTGCCGGACTGA
- a CDS encoding AarF/ABC1/UbiB kinase family protein, with amino-acid sequence MSARRDRFRYIVETLTRHGLGFVLGHLGLDRRVWAEGRPSPHGRPPRGVTLPVRVRLALEDLGAVYIKFGQIVSTRTDVLPPEYASELAKLQDASPPVPVAGIRAVISEELGAAADRLLASLDDAPLATGSIGQVHCGRVDPGDGTARGTMADVVVKVRRPGVVAQVNEDLEIMAELAKRAEQASATIAGYHVAALVDEFSQTLRAELDYLQEARNAELFAANFAGDPRVHIPRVFWDTTTSRVLTLERLRGIKVNDAEALREAGIDPGELAVRACRVLLKMVFEDGFFHADPHPGNFFVEEDGRLGIIDFGMVGHISDALKGQLVRVLLAVVAKDAGRLTTAVAQMCGSTAAGDFGALRAALGRLLDRYAGRPLAEVPLVPVAAELAGLLRAHHLRLPREMALMVKMLVMADGLGKQLDPGFELTSQLAPFTRKIVLGSLSPEALAERLKKLGWEALRLGTDAPDMVRRMVEVLERGGIDVHFRAEELDRLADKAEKTGNRIVAGLITAALINAIGEMVAIQPDRWQKWPKALFTAGIGGVGALGAYLALSSRHRR; translated from the coding sequence ATGAGCGCGCGGCGGGACCGGTTCCGGTACATCGTGGAGACCCTGACAAGGCACGGACTGGGCTTCGTGCTGGGCCATCTGGGGCTGGACCGGCGCGTTTGGGCCGAAGGCCGCCCCTCCCCGCACGGGCGTCCGCCCCGGGGCGTGACCCTGCCGGTGCGGGTCCGGCTGGCGCTGGAGGATCTCGGCGCCGTTTACATCAAGTTCGGGCAGATCGTCTCCACCCGCACCGATGTGCTCCCGCCGGAATACGCCTCGGAGCTCGCGAAGCTCCAGGACGCCTCTCCTCCCGTTCCTGTGGCCGGGATCCGGGCCGTCATCAGCGAGGAACTCGGCGCCGCGGCGGACCGGCTGCTGGCCTCACTCGACGACGCTCCCCTCGCCACCGGGTCCATCGGGCAGGTCCACTGCGGCCGGGTTGATCCCGGCGACGGCACCGCACGGGGAACCATGGCCGACGTCGTCGTCAAAGTCCGCCGGCCCGGCGTCGTGGCGCAGGTCAATGAGGACCTGGAAATCATGGCGGAGCTCGCAAAGCGGGCGGAGCAGGCTTCGGCCACCATTGCCGGCTACCACGTGGCCGCTCTCGTGGACGAGTTCTCGCAGACCCTGCGCGCGGAACTGGACTATCTGCAGGAGGCCCGCAATGCCGAGCTATTCGCCGCGAACTTCGCTGGCGACCCCCGTGTCCACATCCCGCGGGTGTTTTGGGATACCACCACGTCACGGGTCCTCACGCTCGAACGCCTCCGCGGTATCAAGGTCAATGACGCCGAGGCCCTGCGCGAGGCAGGGATCGACCCCGGCGAGCTGGCCGTGCGGGCCTGCAGGGTCCTGCTCAAGATGGTCTTCGAGGATGGGTTCTTCCACGCCGATCCCCACCCTGGAAATTTCTTCGTGGAGGAAGACGGCCGTCTCGGCATCATCGACTTCGGCATGGTCGGCCATATCAGCGACGCCTTGAAGGGCCAGCTGGTCAGGGTCCTGCTGGCGGTCGTGGCGAAGGACGCCGGCCGGCTCACCACAGCCGTGGCCCAGATGTGCGGTTCGACGGCGGCCGGGGACTTCGGAGCTCTGCGGGCCGCGCTGGGCCGGCTGCTGGACCGCTACGCGGGCCGGCCGCTGGCGGAAGTGCCACTTGTGCCGGTCGCGGCCGAATTGGCCGGACTGTTGCGTGCCCACCATCTCAGGCTGCCCCGCGAGATGGCGCTGATGGTGAAGATGCTGGTGATGGCGGACGGGCTGGGCAAACAGCTGGATCCTGGATTCGAGCTGACCTCCCAGCTGGCTCCCTTCACTCGGAAGATCGTCCTCGGTTCCCTCTCCCCCGAGGCGCTGGCCGAGCGCCTGAAGAAGCTGGGGTGGGAGGCCCTGAGGCTCGGGACCGATGCGCCCGATATGGTGCGCCGCATGGTGGAGGTCCTGGAACGCGGCGGCATCGACGTGCACTTCCGGGCGGAAGAGCTGGACCGGCTCGCGGACAAGGCGGAGAAAACCGGGAACCGGATCGTCGCCGGGCTGATCACCGCCGCGCTGATCAACGCGATCGGCGAGATGGTCGCCATCCAGCCCGACCGTTGGCAGAAATGGCCGAAAGCCCTGTTCACCGCGGGAATCGGCGGGGTGGGGGCTCTCGGGGCCTACCTGGCGCTGAGCTCCCGGCACCGGCGGTAG
- a CDS encoding PLP-dependent aspartate aminotransferase family protein, producing the protein MLSQDSLAVHAGRNGLTELGVHAVPIDLSTTAPLPSVHDGGLAYEHMAMGGTPVEGQSTVYQRLWNPTVARFEEGVAVLEGTPEAVAFATGMAALSAVLLAVVAAGRKHVVAVRPLYGGSDYLLASGVLGNEVTFTTPEGVQAALRPDTGLVILETPANPSLELVDIARVVAAADGVPLLVDNTFASPVLQQPFRHGAAMVMHSATKFLGGHGDAMGGVVAAAPEWTTRLRRIRAVTGGILTPWPAYLLHRGLATLPVRVRAQQASAQKVAAALAEHGLVKRVYYPGLPECDPQGLVGTQMSGPGSLMAFELASAGHAERIPSAVSMITHAVSLGGIDTLIQHPAGLTHRPVAAEAKPHASLLRISVGLEDPSDIVADLVQAIEATR; encoded by the coding sequence GTGCTGTCCCAAGACTCGCTGGCTGTCCATGCCGGCCGCAACGGCCTCACCGAACTGGGCGTGCATGCCGTGCCCATCGATCTCTCCACCACGGCGCCGCTGCCCTCGGTGCACGACGGCGGCCTCGCCTATGAGCACATGGCCATGGGCGGAACGCCCGTCGAGGGGCAGAGTACCGTCTACCAGCGCCTGTGGAATCCTACCGTCGCCCGTTTCGAGGAGGGTGTGGCCGTTCTTGAGGGAACCCCCGAGGCCGTGGCTTTCGCCACCGGAATGGCGGCACTCAGCGCGGTGCTGCTCGCCGTCGTCGCCGCCGGCAGGAAGCACGTGGTGGCGGTGCGGCCGCTGTATGGCGGCAGTGACTACCTCCTCGCCTCCGGTGTGCTGGGCAATGAGGTCACCTTCACGACGCCGGAGGGCGTCCAGGCCGCCCTCCGGCCGGACACCGGGCTGGTCATCCTGGAGACGCCGGCCAACCCCAGCCTGGAGCTGGTGGACATCGCCCGGGTGGTGGCGGCTGCTGACGGCGTCCCGCTCCTGGTGGACAACACCTTCGCGAGCCCGGTGCTGCAGCAGCCCTTCAGGCACGGCGCCGCGATGGTGATGCACAGCGCCACGAAGTTCCTCGGCGGGCACGGCGACGCGATGGGCGGCGTCGTGGCCGCCGCCCCCGAGTGGACCACCCGGCTGCGCCGGATCCGGGCCGTCACCGGCGGCATCCTGACCCCGTGGCCGGCCTACCTGCTGCACCGCGGGCTGGCGACACTGCCGGTACGGGTGCGTGCCCAGCAGGCCAGCGCCCAGAAGGTCGCCGCCGCCCTGGCGGAACACGGGCTGGTGAAGCGTGTCTACTACCCGGGACTGCCGGAGTGCGATCCGCAGGGCCTGGTCGGCACGCAGATGTCCGGTCCCGGGTCCCTCATGGCGTTCGAACTGGCAAGCGCCGGGCACGCCGAGCGGATCCCGTCCGCGGTCAGCATGATCACGCACGCCGTCTCACTCGGCGGCATCGACACCCTCATCCAGCATCCGGCCGGGCTTACCCACCGCCCGGTGGCCGCAGAAGCCAAGCCGCACGCCAGCCTGCTGCGCATCTCGGTGGGGCTGGAGGACCCGTCGGACATCGTGGCCGATCTCGTCCAGGCCATCGAGGCCACGCGCTAG
- a CDS encoding MFS transporter, whose amino-acid sequence MTVFSELRMRPASAGRRGWDASTTARLAMAGVVIFTLLVGANLATPLYPLLQAKLGITALDITAVFAAYVLALVATLMLAGHWSDHIGRRAALVLAVLVGLAGGSVFATADSLPALCAGRALQGIAVALATGASSAALRELLPSRPEWASRFTLLASAGGVAAGPGIGGVLSLLPGPTSTPYYLHSFLLAALLVPLYLLKARPAVGQAAGPQPLRVLAPRRPSVSSEARGSFWLASAVGFLSFTVFGFCLSLAPGYFAQIVHADSRPLIGLLAGLTLGSSALSQLLAVRGRFVVPAGLAVLGVSVLLIAAAAAWSSPWLLILASVTAGIGQGISFRTVFNDVAGKVEATHHARIISTVYVITYLGSAFPVIGLGAAAGAFGLQAAVTGFVVLCSVAAFALAAATLRTALRRRF is encoded by the coding sequence ATGACTGTCTTCAGCGAACTACGCATGCGCCCGGCCTCCGCTGGACGCCGGGGCTGGGACGCCTCCACCACCGCACGGCTGGCAATGGCCGGCGTCGTGATCTTCACGCTGCTGGTCGGCGCGAACCTTGCGACCCCGCTGTACCCGTTGCTGCAGGCGAAGCTCGGCATCACCGCGCTGGACATCACGGCGGTCTTCGCCGCCTACGTCCTGGCCCTCGTGGCCACACTCATGCTGGCCGGCCACTGGTCGGACCACATCGGCCGCCGGGCAGCCCTCGTGCTGGCGGTGCTGGTGGGCCTCGCCGGCGGCTCAGTCTTCGCCACTGCGGACAGCCTCCCGGCCCTGTGCGCCGGCCGGGCGCTGCAGGGCATTGCGGTGGCGCTGGCCACCGGCGCGAGCTCCGCAGCCCTGCGTGAACTGCTGCCAAGCCGTCCCGAATGGGCCTCGCGCTTCACCTTGCTGGCCTCCGCCGGCGGGGTGGCCGCCGGGCCGGGGATCGGGGGAGTCCTCTCGCTGCTGCCCGGGCCGACGTCCACGCCGTACTACCTGCATTCCTTCCTGCTGGCCGCCCTGCTGGTCCCGCTGTACCTGCTCAAGGCGCGCCCTGCCGTCGGCCAGGCTGCCGGTCCGCAGCCGCTGAGGGTCCTGGCGCCCCGCCGCCCCTCCGTTTCCTCCGAGGCCCGGGGATCCTTCTGGCTGGCCTCCGCCGTGGGGTTCCTCAGCTTCACGGTCTTCGGCTTCTGCCTCTCACTCGCGCCCGGCTATTTCGCGCAGATCGTCCACGCCGATTCACGTCCCCTGATCGGGCTGCTGGCAGGGCTCACGCTCGGTTCCTCCGCACTCAGCCAGCTGCTGGCCGTGCGTGGCCGCTTCGTGGTTCCCGCGGGCCTGGCCGTGCTCGGGGTATCCGTGCTGCTGATCGCCGCGGCCGCGGCCTGGAGCAGCCCCTGGCTGCTGATCCTGGCCAGCGTCACCGCCGGGATCGGGCAGGGCATCTCCTTCCGGACCGTGTTCAACGATGTCGCGGGCAAGGTCGAGGCCACCCATCATGCCCGGATCATCAGCACCGTCTACGTCATCACGTACCTCGGAAGCGCATTCCCCGTTATCGGGCTGGGAGCCGCGGCGGGGGCGTTCGGCCTCCAGGCAGCCGTAACCGGCTTCGTGGTGCTGTGCTCGGTTGCAGCCTTCGCGCTGGCCGCAGCCACCCTCCGCACGGCGCTGCGCAGGAGGTTCTGA
- the corA gene encoding magnesium/cobalt transporter CorA: MTIIDNAVYVDGVRSAEPQSLEQTFETLTTHGGMAWIGLYRPTETEMAAVAAEFGLHGLAVEDAISAHQRPKLERYDDNLFTVLRPARYLDDTETVEFGELHVFTGRNFVVTVRHAETGGVAQVRRRLEQRPDLLSHGPESVLYALMDQVVDDYVPVVAGLENDIDEIEDQLFSGDPKVSRRIYELAREVIQFQRAIHPLPAMMQHLRRGFEKYGVDSELQHNLRDVEDHVERLISRADSFRDLLQNALTLDGTLTANRQNEASAEQNEQVKKISSWAAIFFAPSFVAGVYGMNFDHMPELHWLLGYPMAIGLMAATATLMYTIFKKKGWL; the protein is encoded by the coding sequence GTGACTATCATCGACAACGCCGTCTATGTGGACGGCGTCCGCAGTGCCGAGCCGCAGAGCCTCGAGCAGACTTTCGAGACCCTGACCACGCACGGCGGCATGGCGTGGATCGGGCTGTACCGGCCGACGGAGACCGAGATGGCCGCCGTCGCGGCCGAATTCGGGTTGCATGGGCTGGCCGTGGAAGACGCGATCTCGGCGCATCAGCGTCCCAAGCTGGAGCGCTACGACGACAACCTCTTCACGGTGCTGCGGCCGGCCCGCTATCTGGATGACACCGAGACGGTGGAGTTCGGCGAGCTGCACGTGTTCACGGGCAGGAACTTCGTGGTCACCGTCCGGCATGCCGAGACGGGGGGCGTCGCGCAGGTGCGGCGCCGGCTGGAGCAGCGCCCGGACCTCTTGAGCCACGGCCCGGAGTCGGTGTTGTATGCCCTCATGGACCAGGTCGTGGACGATTATGTACCAGTCGTCGCCGGGCTGGAAAATGACATCGACGAGATCGAGGACCAGCTCTTCAGCGGTGATCCCAAGGTGTCCCGGCGCATCTACGAGCTTGCCCGGGAAGTCATCCAGTTCCAGCGTGCCATCCACCCGCTCCCGGCCATGATGCAGCATCTCCGGCGGGGCTTCGAGAAATACGGGGTGGACTCCGAACTCCAGCACAACCTTCGTGACGTCGAGGACCATGTGGAGCGGCTGATCTCCCGCGCCGATTCCTTCCGTGACCTGCTGCAGAACGCGCTCACCCTGGACGGAACGCTGACGGCAAACCGCCAGAACGAGGCGAGCGCCGAGCAGAATGAGCAGGTCAAGAAGATCTCCTCGTGGGCGGCGATCTTCTTTGCGCCCTCCTTCGTGGCGGGCGTCTACGGCATGAACTTCGACCACATGCCGGAACTGCATTGGCTGCTCGGTTACCCGATGGCGATCGGACTGATGGCCGCCACGGCGACGCTGATGTATACAATCTTCAAGAAAAAGGGCTGGCTCTAA